The following proteins are co-located in the Candidatus Methylomirabilis sp. genome:
- the purQ gene encoding phosphoribosylformylglycinamidine synthase subunit PurQ, translated as MRFGILVFPGSWSHQDFRHVLADVMGFEAEEVWHKATGVTGFDCLILPGGFAHGDYLRAGAIARFSPVMPAVVRFAERGGLVLGSCNGFQILCEAGLLPGALLRNASLQYRCQGVHLRVESTATPFTAGLAPGQILRMPISHGEGRYHADRETLARLNGEGRIIFRYCAPDGALSPDANPNGSLEHIAGVCNARGNVLGLMPHPERAAESLLGSEDGRLLFEELLARALG; from the coding sequence GTGAGGTTCGGGATCCTGGTCTTCCCGGGCTCCTGGAGCCACCAGGACTTCCGGCACGTCCTGGCGGACGTGATGGGCTTCGAAGCCGAGGAGGTCTGGCACAAGGCGACCGGGGTCACGGGGTTCGACTGCCTGATCCTGCCGGGCGGCTTCGCCCACGGCGACTACCTGCGGGCGGGGGCGATCGCCCGCTTCTCCCCGGTGATGCCGGCGGTCGTGCGCTTCGCGGAGCGGGGGGGGCTGGTCCTCGGCTCCTGCAACGGGTTCCAGATCCTGTGCGAGGCGGGCCTCCTCCCGGGGGCGCTCCTGCGCAACGCGTCGCTGCAGTACCGGTGCCAGGGGGTCCACCTGCGGGTCGAGTCCACGGCCACCCCCTTCACCGCCGGCCTCGCGCCGGGCCAGATCCTCCGGATGCCCATCTCCCATGGGGAGGGGCGCTACCACGCCGACCGCGAGACGCTCGCCCGCCTGAATGGCGAGGGCCGGATCATCTTCCGCTACTGTGCCCCCGACGGCGCCCTCTCCCCGGACGCCAACCCCAACGGCTCCCTCGAGCACATCGCCGGCGTCTGCAACGCGCGGGGGAACGTGCTCGGCCTCATGCCCCACCCCGAGCGGGCCGCCGAGAGCCTGCTGGGCTCCGAGGACGGCCGCCTCCTCTTCGAGGAGCTCCTCGCCCGGGCGCTCGGGTAG
- the purC gene encoding phosphoribosylaminoimidazolesuccinocarboxamide synthase: MERRAQIYEGKAKILYETDDPDLLIQYFKDDATAFNAQKRGTIVGKGVMNNRISATLLTHLAEHGVPTHFVKVLSDREMLVKRLQMIKIEVVVRNVVAGSLAKRFGLSEGQALAEPVLEYYYKDDALGDPMINDSHIRMLRLATGPEMEAIMDGALRVNELLTEHLDRRGILLVDFKLEFGRCRGEILLGDEITPDGCRLWDKATREKLDKDRFRRDLGGVEEAYAEVLRRVCGEA; this comes from the coding sequence ATGGAGCGACGCGCGCAGATCTACGAGGGGAAGGCCAAGATCCTCTACGAGACGGACGACCCCGACCTGCTCATCCAGTACTTCAAGGATGATGCCACGGCCTTCAACGCGCAAAAGCGGGGGACCATCGTGGGAAAGGGGGTCATGAACAACCGGATCTCGGCCACCCTCCTCACCCACCTGGCCGAGCACGGCGTCCCCACCCACTTCGTGAAGGTCCTCTCCGACCGGGAGATGCTGGTCAAGCGCCTCCAGATGATCAAGATCGAGGTGGTGGTCCGCAACGTCGTGGCCGGGAGCCTCGCCAAGCGCTTCGGGCTCTCCGAGGGGCAGGCCCTGGCGGAGCCGGTCCTGGAGTACTACTACAAGGACGACGCCCTCGGCGATCCCATGATCAACGACTCCCACATCCGGATGCTCCGCCTGGCGACCGGCCCCGAGATGGAGGCCATCATGGACGGGGCCCTGCGGGTGAACGAGCTCCTGACGGAGCACCTCGACCGGCGGGGCATCCTGCTCGTGGATTTCAAGCTGGAGTTCGGCCGTTGCCGTGGGGAGATCCTGCTGGGGGATGAGATCACGCCGGATGGCTGCCGGCTCTGGGACAAGGCGACGCGGGAGAAGCTGGACAAGGACCGCTTCCGGCGCGACCTGGGGGGGGTGGAGGAGGCGTACGCCGAGGTGCTCCGGCGCGTCTGCGGCGAGGCGTAA
- the purS gene encoding phosphoribosylformylglycinamidine synthase subunit PurS, which translates to MWQAQVVITLKQGILDPQGDTVRSALTSLGFDGLADCRVGKVILLRLTESDRAKAAAQVEEMCRRLLANPVIEDFRFDLEERP; encoded by the coding sequence ATGTGGCAGGCGCAGGTGGTCATCACGCTCAAGCAGGGGATCCTGGACCCGCAGGGGGACACGGTGCGAAGCGCGCTCACGAGCCTGGGCTTCGACGGCCTGGCGGACTGCCGGGTGGGGAAGGTCATCCTCCTGCGCCTGACGGAGAGCGACCGGGCCAAGGCGGCCGCCCAGGTGGAGGAGATGTGCCGGCGGCTGCTCGCCAACCCCGTGATCGAAGACTTCCGCTTCGACCTGGAGGAGCGCCCGTGA